AGGCAGAGTATGGAGGGGGAAGGTGATGGGGATTTATCAGAATTCATGAGGGAAAGAATTTTAGGGGGTGGGTAGGTTTTGGCTAGGCGATCACAGATCTTATCAAAATTGGGAAATCTGGATATAGAGGAAGCCTACAATCatataaattggaatttcttaGTATGCGTAGGGTGGATTCAGATATGTTGAGCATTTACCGAGCTAGATCCAGTTTTGTACTTCAACTGTTAAGAGTTTTAGTATTAGTGAATGGTACTCCAGCTGGTTCCTTCACTAGCTCTAGAGGTTTAAGACATGCTGTCACCACTTCTCCTCACTTTGGATATGGAGATCCTGAGTAGAATAATTGTATAGTTTAGGGTGGGGAACTTGTAGGTTTCAAGGTTGGAGGAGGTAATTGGAAGGTTATGGAGATCTAACATCTTCTAGATGTTAATGATACTATAATCTTCCGTGAGACAGAAAAGGAGTTATTAGATTGATTTCCTTGTGTTTTAGAGTTGCTTTTGCTGACTTGACATCCCATAAAATCCATATTCTTTACCTGGCCCACTATCTCCATAACATGATGTAAATGTAGCTCTGTTTCCTAATCAGTAGACAGAGGTTCTACTTTTGATTTCTTTACAGAGGACATTTGAACCATGAACACCTCAGTGATTTGTGTGTGTCCATTTTTCATATTGTTTCTTTGTCTAGATCTTAATTATTAAAGATCCATTGAAACTTGagttattattttgtaatatcACAACTTCCATATATAATCCCAACAGTTCTAGTCCACAAATTAAATTTGCCTGTGTTGCCTTTGTATATGATTGTTGTTCTTATCATGCTACACAGGAAATAACTTAGAAGATGGCAAAGAAGCTAACAAGCTCTACGAAAGAATTAGTGATTGCTCTCAGTATCTTACTTGCAATTACATGGACATCACATGGTGACAAAATGCCAGACTTTGATTTGGTTGTAGCACAAGACCGATCGGGTAATTTCACCACAATAACCGATGCCATCTTTGCTACTCCCAACTTCAGCTTTCGTCGATACTGCATAAAGATTAGAGCTGGAACCTATAACGAGAACATCATTATTGGTGAAGAGAAGCAAAACTTGACATTAATCGGTGATGGAATGGATAGCACATAAATTACGTGGAGAAAGAGCTTTAGTGAAGGAAACTCAACCTCTGGTACAGCAACAGTATGTGAGTTGGTCATCCAAAACTAAAGCTACTCCCAAGTAACATAGCAtacataaaagagaaaaagtagtATAGAAATCATATGGCACAAGATAAATTAGTATAGATCCCTTGTGTACACACCACATGCCACATGTTTGCATGAGAATATCAAATTTAGAGAATCATGATAAAAGATGCTCATTCATCAAATTTAAGGTACAAAacaaacaattaattttgatgTCTGGACTTTTTTCAATCAGTTTACTGACAGATTCTATTTTATCGCTAGGGATACATGCTGACGGCTTTGTTGCAAAATTCATAAGTTTTGAAAACACAGCTGGAGCAGAGAATATGCAGGCAGTAGCATTAGCAAGTGAATCCAGCTACTCAGCCTATTACAGATGTAGGTTCATTGGATTTCAAGACACGCTTTATGCCAAAAGAGAAATCCAATTTTTCAGAGAGTGTGAAATCTACGGAACAGTAGATTTCATATTTGGGGATGCAAGAGTTGTATTTCAGAACTGTAAAATCCTTGCCCGCAAGCCTCTTCCTGGGCAGTCAAACACAATAACAGCCCAAGGAAGAGAAAGCACTGAAAGCATTGGTGGGTTTGTAATTCACAACTGCACGTTAACTGCAGCGCCTGACCTCCTTACTTCAAACTATCCAGTCAAAACATACCTGGGTCGGCCATGGAAAGACTACTCAAGGACAGTAATCATGGAAAGCTTCCTTGATGTTCTTATTGATGCACAAGGCTGGTTGGAATGGGAAGGCAAGCCAACACGATCAAACACCTTATATTATGTGGAGTACAATAATCAAGGGCCTAGTGCAGACACATATAATAGAGTAAATTGGACAGGTTACAGGGTTATTTCTAGCCCTATGGAGGCTATTGCGTTTACGGTGCGAACATTTATCAGTGGAGATACATGGATTCCATCCACAGAAGTTCCATATTAACCTGATTTGATCGAAAGCCCACTATTTATTATCAGTCTTGCAAACCAGCGTCTCGCAAAGAATAATCTAGTGATTATGTTAATTTTCAGCTTTTTCATAATGTTATCAATTTAATAGCATTGGTCCAAACTTTCAGTGTCCTTGTAATGTTCTCAGTTTCATAACATATTTAATACAACCAACTAATGTCTGCAATCATATGAAAGATatgatataacatattaatgCTAGTTATATATCTTTGTGATTGTCCCAAAAAGTAAATGCATGATTCATCCACTTTACATCTCTGGATTTTTACTTGCATCCAATTTTGCACATTAAAAAGTCCTAGGTACAGTTCTTGATAATCCACCTAAAACAGAACTGAAACTTTTCTTGTTTATTAAGAATACTAGTTTAAGTATCACAGCCAATTAGTTTGTTTATTTTCCATAAGAAAAAAGCATGACCATCATGACCATCTTTATCTTTAATTAACATTATCCACTACTACACtaagaaaaaaacattatcCACCACTACACCTATTGAGCATTCCAATTTGCAATTACTAGTACATTATAATATAAGAATTTCAAGTATACCACATTCTAAccaatctattttatttttttttactagtaaTTTACTGAGTGGCGTAGAATTTCCACAAAGATCAAGGAATGAAGGAGAAATCAAGGATTCCATGATATTATATATCATTTGTGCAATGTAGAATTTAGGTAAGGAATGTAGGAGAAGCAATGAAATAAGGTTAAGAGAAAAAGTAGTCATGTGACATGAGAATGGAAATGAGAGATTCTGAACAGATTTTGCCAATTGAGCAAACATATATCCACTAGCACTGCCATTGAAGAATAgaaggattaaataaaaaaaataaataaagttcaCCTGAAATTTGAATCAAAGTAGCACTTGCAGTagaaaaagttacaaaaatctACGAGACATTATGCTTGATGGACTTGAAGGCTCAATTCAAATATCTAATAAGAATATGGGATAGTATGGATGAGAATTCTCCTCAGGCCATTAtgaggacaaaaaataaaagtagatcAAATGGACACCAATACAATATTAATCAATCAGCTAGTCATAAACAAACCAAATTCCTACTTTAATTTTTGCATCGaactcaaattaaaatatgacTTAAACTGTACTTCTAAGCCTCTCCGTCTTCCACTCCATTCATACATTTCAATTTGCTATATGAAAGAAGAGGTAAATTACACTTTGTTCTCCCAAACTATCGCTTTATTCTCACTTATCGCTGCAAATATTAAATCACCGCAACTCACCTCCTCATTCGAAACTTCAATTTGAAAGTAACCCTCCGCTCAAATCAGACATTAATTTAGACAcacaaaaaaaacatataatgtGCATTTGCACGTGAACTTTCACCAtataaaatgaccaaattacCCTCGAGGTATAACATGATCAAATTGCCTACACAACGTCAAACTATCTTCGAGAACAAACATCTAATGCCATCATTGCCATCATCAAAACATGGGGGAGAGCCTTTAGTTGAAATAGTATACCAAgacgagaaaaagaaaagaagaaagagaaaagagttTGAGAATAAAGCACTAGAAGAATTAGGGTTCTCCTCCTGctcatgtattatttatagttgCCAAACATTGTAAGAGTACATAAATGCCCCAATGttacaataataaaataacatcaAACAACACGTCAACACTCTCCTCAAGCTGAGGTAAAAATATCTCGCCAAATCCAACCTGCTTAAGATTGCATGAAAGCCGCTACTTGACACTCATTTTGCTAGGATATCAATAAGTTGTTCTCCAATAACAATCAAACCATTCGTCCTTCTCTCGATCAATCGAATTCCCATTTCAACCAATCGAACCAGCAACGCACTGTTTTACTCACACACGTGATACACTTTTAACACTACTACTGGCTCGATTGATCGAGCCATTCTGTgcctggttcgatcgatcgaacatgCTATTCATTGTCTTCTCCAAATGAAAATGCTCCAAAAACACTATTTTCTTCCaaccttttcttctctcttacACCACACTTCACTACACCAACTCATCAAAACCATAAAAACATCACTTTAACAAAAATATGTTTAATCAAAATCCAACAATCAAATCACAACGCAACAACAATACCACACCCAATCCTTATAATAACAACACAACACCCTTCCATTCTCCAAATACCCAAAACAACAATAACACCAAACATCACAACCCAATAaccatattctttttttttttatatatatatatatatatatatatatatatatatatatatatcaagatatcattaaaagcataatgCGTCCCAGgtacacaggaaatatacaagagaagccaacAACCATATTATTTAACcaactctctctttttctctctgcCGCTGCGTCTCTAAAGGGGGGAATAACAAAAACTAAACTCCTCCCTTCTTTTGATTTCTTACAAAACTTCTCTCTCACATTTAAATCCTAGTTTGATCAATTGAAACTTACTTCAATCGATCGAGATGTGTCATGCTTATTTTAAAGCATGTCATATCTCACCTACTCACACGGTACTTCGCCAGTTCAATCGATCGAAACTCACTAGATCCAATCACAGTCGTCTGATCTCACCTACCCGCATCACATCATTCTGACCGTTGTAATTTTGATTGATCAAACCCTACTCCGATCAATTGAAGTACGTCAAACGAGTCACTTCACACCTACCCACGTGCGCAattttgccacgtgtaaatTCCACTTTGATCAATTGAGGTTGACCAAGTCAAACTAGCTCATCCGCCATGTCACCCTTTTTTGACATCACAAATTTAATCAATCAAACTCCAACTTCAATTGATTGAAGTATCATTTCCCTATTTTTACCCCCATTATTTTTTCCAATCTCATGACCCAAAACATTTCCCGAAATCATGCTCAATCCAAGCCTATCCCTTGACGCTTCCAAGCTTACAAACCTAGAAATAAACCCCAATTGATCACCCTAATAAACTCCTCGATTTTCAGCAAAATCCACAATAATCAAATTAAGGATTAGGAAATATTATTCAACCTAATAAGTTAACGAAAAACCTTAGAAATTAACGCCTGTAAAACCCACTAGTCAACATCATTATAATGGTCATCAAGAAGTTTCCTTATTATTATAATTTCGTCCTTAAAATATTCCGAACCCATCTTGTCCTCAAAATTACATCCCTTAATTCTAGGGAATAAAATTCAGAGTGTTACACAGAGATCCAAGGGTCATCAAAGTGAGTGGAGGATGCAGTAGCAAATGTTTCTAGTCAAGACATCAGCCAACAAAGTGTGTCTACATGTTCCTTGCTAAAGACACTAGTATaagcagaagcagaagcagaaCTAGAATTTGGTGCGGAAACGGTCATCTCTGCCATTGAAGTATGAATGGCACAAGGCCTAGCTCCACCTCCTAAACAACATGAGTGTCTCTCTAGGATTGCTTGACTGCATACGTGACATCTTTATTCTTCAGcttaataagaaataaaataaaataaataagtaggCCTTAGTTTCTGGGGTTCCAATCCAAACTTTTGTCATTAAGCTCACAAAGGGTTAGATTCTTATCATTTGCATATTGGAAGAGGTGTAATCTACTGAACACACCAAAAACATTTCTCAATAACACTTGTATGCACAAAGTTAAGAAAACAAAGAACACTTTTTAAGATGATAAGAACAAGCAATCAATTCAAACTTTCACAATCAGCAATATCAATTCGTTTGCAACAGCCCCATACTGAGCATAAACTTCAATTAAAAGAGAAGACAACAAAAACCTGAGAAAGAAAGGAACAGTATTTATCACACGAACTTGCATGAGAACTGCAACACGCATGCACCTACGCTCACACACACATGcgcacacgcacacacacacacaatatatatatataaaggactTACCCTATTGTTCTTCCCTGGGGGATACCATATAGGATGTGACCATTTGCTTGAGAATCTTTCCATTGTATCAAACGTAGGTAACTTCCTGTACAGCAGAAAGCCGGAAACCAAAGTGATTCAAGCCAAAACCAGCTAAAATTTACAGAAAAGCATTAATACATaagattgaataaaaaatgttagATAATGCAATTAAACTACACAGAGCAGTATTCCGGTGACCTGCAACTGCCCAGGGGTAACTTAGTGAGAGAAcctaagaaaaagaattttcattttcaatgctTCCCAAGTGCATTAAAGTACATTATACAATAACAAGCAGCtgtaaaattgaaagattaaaGAAGCCTGACCTATTTAGCTCTAAAAGGGATTAGAATTCAAAATTCAAGCCTTATCATGGATTAGGAATGGGATGCATAACTCATAAACGAAGCAGATCTAATTGAGCAAAAATACTGGAAATTTTTTCAGCATTGGTTTATTGGTCCTTTATGAGTTTGGATTGTGGCTTTGCTCCTTATGCCTTGAAAACATGGCTAAATGCtaccaatttgataaaaagttaaGTACTTATTGTAGTCTAATTCCTAAAACATATTTGCTGAAGCATCACAACCTTTTTCATTTAAGTCGCAAATTTGATAAATAGATTAATTCTTGAACAGAATTTGCAAtcatattagagagagagagagagagagagagagaggtgaagaAGAGAACCAGTTGGGAGGGGGAAAGTTGGAAGCAAGCTtgtcttttctctttctcaaccTCACTAGCTTTGTTGCTTGATGGACTAGAGCAGTTGGATGTACATACGACCAGTTGAAGGAACACAATGCAATCATTTCCTAATCTCTCTATGGCGTATCAAGTAGTATTTGTAATGTAAATTCATATTCTACTGGTTTCTTGATTACTTCATTTGCCATAAATATATAGATCTTCTCATTATAATCAACAGGCATGCTTCTACATTTGGACTTCGCTTGAATACAAGCCCTTGCTCATAACATGGGAGTTTTATGTATTTACAATCTGGCAGTGTCCACCAAAGACATCCTTCTCTACCATAACTCAAAAAGGCTTCCTAAAAACAAGTGTTGCTAACACCAATCCATCCGAACAGCAGATGTATTAGCCTTTCTAAATAGGACCCCTTTCATGGTATTATCTCTTTCTCGTGCAAAAACACACCAATCCCACAAACGCGCATGCACAAACCCACACCTGATCCAACCAACCAAAAGGAGATAGATAAAACTCgtagaagagaaagaaataggaCCTAAAGATccacaataaataaacaaaacaaaaggatcCGTACCGAACCCAGATTTCTATCTTTTCTCATCGTCCTCCTAAATTGGTTctattcctatatatatacagcTAGGACATAGGTTCTAACGGTAATCTCCCTGGAACTCTTCATATTGCTTTTGAAACTTCAAAAATGGTTGAGAAGTATAAATCTTTGCCGCttgttgatgagtgccaaatattgtgtatttggaccccttgatttgcactagttagacctttagccttgttatttttctaatgttttggttagtttttgtgttttctgtttctgtaggacaataagagaggaatgacaaatttcataagaagataactggaaattcggagaccctgacaagtcgatcgatcgaacttaaaattcgatcgatcgaatatttgcccgaagtcgatcgatcgaaataaaagtcgatcgatcgaattttccaagaaactgcttttgcagagcgcgccagaacgcccaatcagaagccaaaaagcagtcctccctctgatttccgctgcagaacacgctggtttcgtgtttggggttgtctctagctgcagaagaacactagaggagggtagaggagtcatttcttgccatggctttcctctataaaagccatagccatccccttgttgagagagtagtagagagagtaggagaggaaagaatagagcagaaactctatagttagttttaatttcgtgcttattgtagtgtaattcagtagtttattttcagaatactttctctttgtagagcttttctttcatttccatggttgttcatcattttcttgtggtgttcttaatcatggaaggctagtaacctcaactagggttgaggatgaaacctttccattgatgacactcacaaccttgctgtaccacttgcacatttaatgatatatcatgttagttgttcaagttccattcatttaaagctttatcttttgcaatgaatgtggttagtggtggatagaggacattttatgtgtttcaaccgactaatacattgttttatcggtttgaatgatgatatccattgtgattgaatgatacattggatgttttgatttcaatcggtactctttgtgatttgtcaatgtgttggattcatttaatggttcttgggtttatggttaagaaacttgaataacaccctaagcttaatgttctttgagtgttcaagtggaaaccaagagtgtgagttgtaggatttggtttggtggattccttaaccttagttccttttattttacatattttattacatctctttcatttagtcttttgttcttgaatcaagtctcaaacctttgcaactaggttaaaatgaggttgattaagcaagataccaatatttgaccatttccttgtgggatcgacctcgcacttgcataacactatattgcaaaacgattcgtgcacttgcgagtactatttaaaacacatcacttGTACCAACATAGGTGATAACATCTTAATCTTTGGTAACTTTTGTCTTAAATTATACTCCGCCAACAATTCCTTGTAATGCTTATCATTAAGTAATCTATCAAAATGTGTGAAGAACTTTACAATATCATAATCTGACTGTAAATAATCCTTCAAGTCAGCATTCAAACTTTCACTCAATTGTGTCAAAGTCATTCCTACAGAAAAAGACATCTTGACATATGCTTTAGCCCATTTCTCTTTCACTTCAAATAAACGTTGTAGCCAAGAATTATCACATACATTGTACTTATGAAGTATAGCATCCCAAGCACTAAGGAActcatcttcctcttcccaaactttaaaacatgCATTAAGATCACTTCTAAACCCATTCTCACCTCTTAATAAATGACCAATATGTTTCAAAGCATTTTGCATTAAATGCCACGTACACAATCGATGGTAAGTATTAGGCATCACCACTAAGATAGCTTTTGCCATTGCTGGATCTTGATCAGTAAAGATTGTAtttggcttcttcttcttccctgaCATTGCCtcaaaaaaagtttcaaacaaCCACTCAAATGACTCTATAGTTTCATCGTATAAAAGTCCTGCCCCAAATATCACAACCTCTCTATGATGATTAAACCCAACAAACATTGCAAGCGGTCGATATTCCTTATTAGTTCTGTATGTCGTATCAAAAGAAACTACATCACCAAATAACTTATAATCAACAATCATTTGCGCATCTgcccaaaaaatatttgttatttgttctGCAGCATCCAACTGTAATgaataataaaaggaaaaattctctcgctttttcttttcaaagtatCTAAGTAAACACCCTGACTCACCATATTTCAGCTCTCGTTGTCGCTTGCTGTGAAGGTAATTTTTATGATCTTGCTTGGTGTAACTAAGAACATCTTTCCCACCAGCTTGCCTACCCATAAACTCATAcgaatctttcaattttatacCACTATCATAAGCCAAATCAATTTCCAATGCTTGTGCATGTGAAATCCTTCGTTGTGATGGCATCATGTGAGCACAATGTGAAACATGAAGAGCATGATTATGACTGAGCTCAAGGCTCTGTATACAAtatttctccttctttttatcAAGTCGAATCTTCATATGTGCTTGGCAACCTGTCCTTGTTTCAGCTCGTTCACGTGTTTTTTGAACATACAAATTGTCTTGAAGTCACCACGCCATCTACCTTTCTTTTATTACACCAATCTTTACGAATACTAAACCCATAATTTCGTCCATACTCATTATAAAATTCGTATGCCTCTTGTTCAGAACCAAACTCCATGTCAAGCTTTGGCGTATAATCAGTAACTACATTTTCATTGTTCTTGTTCGTCTCCTCCATATAACTATtcaaaagataaatataaatGTGTAACAATTTTGAAATCTTGTTAGAATATGCTAGAAGACTTAAAAGATGCTATGTCAATTTTGATAGAATATTTCaacacattttttcttttctttaaaaggGAAATACATCCCAACGAGTAGgttctataaaaaataattatatgattGGGCATTAcagaacaatttttttgttcGTTCACACAAAAATACATCtcttttataacaaaaattatttctttcacggaacacaatttcaaaaagaattttgttttttgctttcataaacaataaaaacttcTAAACTGATAAAAACAATACACAAAACACAAACTAACCTGTCATGGGAGTCTTGGATGGCCTCTTTATCTGGAAACATGTGCAAACTCGACGCCATTTTTACTTGTGTTCACCTTGATTATTTAGATTTTCCTCAGTTTTGGTTTCCCGCGTCGTTGTGAATGGAAATCTTGATTATTTAGACAAAAAATGGAAATCTTGAAAGCAAGCAAACGAGAGCGAGAGATGTAGTGTAAAATTGAGACCTTTCAGTTTTGGTTTCCCGCGGTAGCAAAGAGACGTGGCTTTGTTTggcaatttttgtttat
Above is a genomic segment from Alnus glutinosa chromosome 12, dhAlnGlut1.1, whole genome shotgun sequence containing:
- the LOC133852303 gene encoding pectinesterase 2-like; this translates as MAKKLTSSTKELVIALSILLAITWTSHGDKMPDFDLVVAQDRSGIHADGFVAKFISFENTAGAENMQAVALASESSYSAYYRCRFIGFQDTLYAKREIQFFRECEIYGTVDFIFGDARVVFQNCKILARKPLPGQSNTITAQGRESTESIGGFVIHNCTLTAAPDLLTSNYPVKTYLGRPWKDYSRTVIMESFLDVLIDAQGWLEWEGKPTRSNTLYYVEYNNQGPSADTYNRVNWTGYRVISSPMEAIAFTVRTFISGDTWIPSTEVPY
- the LOC133852592 gene encoding protein FAR1-RELATED SEQUENCE 5-like, which encodes MASSLHMFPDKEAIQDSHDSYMEETNKNNENVVTDYTPKLDMEFGSEQEAYEFYNEYGRNYGFSIRKDWCCQAHMKIRLDKKKEKYCIQSLELSHNHALHVSHCAHMMPSQRRISHAQALEIDLAYDSGIKLKDSYEFMGRQAGGKDVLSYTKQDHKNYLHSKRQRELKYGESGCLLRYFEKKKRENFSFYYSLQLDAAEQITNIFWADAQMIVDYKLFGDVVSFDTTYRTNKEYRPLAMFVGFNHHREVVIFGAGLLYDETIESFEWLFETFFEAMSGKKKKPNTIFTDQDPAMAKAILVVMPNTYHRLCTWHLMQNALKHIGHLLRGENGFRSDLNACFKVWEEEDEFLSAWDAILHKYNVCDNSWLQRLFEVKEKWAKAYVKMSFSVGMTLTQLSESLNADLKDYLQSDYDIVKFFTHFDRLLNDKHYKELLAEYNLRQKLPKIKMLSPIWFWLESLWFPAFCCTGSYLRLIQWKDSQANGHILYGIPQGRTIGFLLSSLLIEVYAQYGAVANELILLIVKV